The genomic stretch CCTGAGGTTCTGGCAAGGAACCAGAAACCTTCATTAATTCTAGAACTCGCTCCATACCCATTGCCCAACCACAAGCCGGGGCGGCTTTACCACCCATCCGTTCAATTAAAGGGTCATAGCGACCGCCACCAGCAATCGTGCCCTGAGCACCCAACTCTTCGGTAATCCACTCAAAAACCGTTAGGTTGTAGTAATCCAAGCCACGCACTAAGCGAGGATTGATCCTGCAAGGAATGTTGTTGGCCTTCAATAAGGTTTGCACAGCCTCAAAATGCTTAAGAGACTCTTCCCCTAAGAAATCCAGTAACTTTGGAGCACCCTCAATCAAATCTTGCATTGCTGGATTCTTAGAATCCAAGATACGTAAAGGGTTTGTTAATAAACGACGCTGAGAATCTTCATCGAGCTGCTCTTGATGTTTCTCAAAGTACGTTACCAAGGCAGCACGATGCTCAGCACGCTCTGGAGCTTGCCCAAGAGAATTGATCTCCAGACGCACACCCTTGAGTCCAAGTTCATCCCACAGACGTTGACCCATCAAAATAATTTCTGCATCAATATCTGGGCCAGCAAAGCCCATCGCTTCAATACCAAATTGATGGAACTGACGATAGCGACCACGCTGTGGACGCTCATGACGGAACATTGGTCCTGTATACCAAAGACGCTTTGGTCCTTCGTAGAGCAAATTGTTTTCAACTACGGAGCGAACTACGGCGGCAGTACCTTCTGGACGTAATGTGAGCTGCTCGCCATTGAGACGATCTTCGAAGGAATACATTTCTTTTTCAACGATATCGGTTACCTCACCAATGCCACGCTGAAACACTGCAGTTGCCTCGACAATCGGGGTGCGCAAGAACTCATAGCCATAGGCTCGAGTGAGATCACGCAAAACATGCTCTAAATGTGTCCACTGCACAGCATCAGCTGGCAAGAGATCATTCATGCCACGAACGCCATTAATTTTCTGAATCTTTTGAGCTTTAGAGGAGTTGATCTGGTCTGTCATGTTGTACGCTTGTTTTGTATTTCTTTATTGTTCTTGTTTTTTATTCTTACTGGCTTTAGCTCTTATTTAGGAGCGTAATGTTGGTTGACGTAATCGTCCACAATCACCTGAAACTCTTGGGCAATATTCTCGCCACGCAGAGTCTTGACTTTAACCCCATCCACAAACACTGGTGCAGCAGGAGTCTCGCCAGTACCCGGTAAAGAGATACCGATATTAGCGTGTTTACTCTCACCCGGACCATTGACGATGCAACCCATAACTGCAACATTCATTGCTTCAACACCAGGATGGGTTTTTTTCCAGACCGGCATTTGTTGACGCAGATAGGATTGAATATTGGCAGCCAACTCTTGAAAAGTGGTGCTGGTCGTTCTGCCGCAACCAGGGCATGCAATCACCATCGGCGTGAAATTACGCAAGCCCATGGTTTGCAAAATTTCTTGCGCCACAATAATTTCATTCTCACGTGGGGCACCTGGATCAGGAGTCAGGGAGACTCGAATCGTGTCACCAATGCCCTCTTGCAACAAAATACCCATGGCCGCTGTTGAAGACACAATACCTTTACTTCCCATACCCGCTTCCGTGAGACCTAAATGCAATGGGTAATCTGATCGCCGAGAGAGATCGCGATACACGGCCACCAAATCTTGCACATTGCTGACCTTACAAGACAGCAAAATTTGATTGGGGTTCATGCCGAACTCCACAGCCTTTTCTGCAGACTGCAATGCCGACTGAATTAATGCCTCAATCATGACTTCCTGCGCAGTCTTCGGTTCAGGCAATGCGGCATTGCTATCCATAATGCTAGCTAGCAAGTCTTGATCTAAGCTACCCCAGTTCACACCAATCCGAATGGGCTTGTCATACTTGCATGCCGCTTCGATCATTTGCGCAAATTGTGGATCGCGTTTAGCGCCCTTACCCACATTACCAGGATTAATGCGGTACTTGGATAAAGCTTTGGCGCACTCTGGATAGTCATTCAATAAGGTGTGGCCGTTGTAATGAAAGTCGCCAATTAATGGCACCAAGACATCCATCTTGTCTAACTGCTCACGAATATAGGGCACCGCTTCAGCTGCAGCTGGTGTGTCTACCGTAATACGCACCATCTCCGATCCTGCGCGAGCTAACTCTTTCACCTGTATTGCGGTAGCAAGCGCATCAGCAGTATCGGTGTTGGTCATGGATTGGACGCGTACTGGCGCATCGCCACCAACAGTAATGATGTTGGTTTTCCAAGCAACCGTTGCTTGACGTGTAGCTCTTTTAGGCGATGGGCCTAAAGGTAACTTAGGAAGATTGCTAGATGGATTACTCATTGGACTTGTTTTATGAAATCAGTCGTCTAATCTTTTGAGCCACTGCACTGAGTGCTCGGACTGATACTCTTGCTCGATTTCTTCATCATCAAGACTATCAACATCATCTTCTTGATCGAGATTGATCTGCTTGTCATGCACGGCACGCTCTCGTACTCGGGTACGATCGACCACATCACCTGCTAACTGACCACAGGCTGCTGCAATATCATCACCACGGGTCTTACGCACTGTGGCTACCATGCCAGCGTCCAACAGAATGCTGGCAAAGGCGTGAACGCGCTGGGCTGGTGAGCGCTTCAATCCAGACTCTGGGAAAGGATTAAATGGAATGAGGTTGATCTTGCACTTGATGTTCGCTAATAAGCGCACCAACTCTTTCGCCTGAATATCAGAGTCATTCACACCATCAAGCATGCAGTATTCAAAGGTCAAGAAATCCCTCGGGGCAAACGGCAAATACCGTTCGCACGCAGCAAGTAACTCCCTTAAAGGATATTTTTGATTGAGCGGAACAAGCTGATCGCGCAACTTGTCATTCGGGGCATGCAAAGACACCGCTAATGCTACCGGGCAATCCTGAGCCAAGCGATCAATCATTGGCACAACGCCAGAAGTGGATACGGTTACACGACGACGCGATAAACCATAGGCTCGGTCATCAAGCATTAAACGCAAAGCAGTAACTACGTTGTCATAGTTAAGCAAAGGTTCGCCCATACCCATCAAGACCACATTCGAGATCACGCGACCGGTGTGTTCCCAACCTGGGGTTGGGTATTTCTCAATACGACGTACTGCATTTGGATCCGTGCGGAGTAAATGCTCTGCAAACCAGAGTTGCCCAATGATTTCACCGGCGGTGAGATTGCGTGAGAAGCCCTGATGCCCGGTTGAGCAAAAACGGCAATTGACCGCACAACCAGCCTGAGATGAAATGCACAAGGTGCCACGATCATCTTCAGGAATAAATACAGACTCCACGGCATTGCCAGCTCCAACATCGAGCAACCACTTGCGGGTGCCGTCAGCTGCATGCTCGTCTTTAATGACTGGGAGAGAAAGAACTTGCGCTTTATCGAGCAGTGTTGCTCTAAAGCTTTTTGCCAAATCACTCATGTCGTTGATGTCGGATACTCCACGTTGGTGTATCCACTGCATGAGTTGCTTAGCCCTAAAGGGCTTTTCATTCAACCCCGCGACATACGCTGCCATTTGGTCAGCGTCAAAATCTAAGAGATTTACGCGCGGGGAGGTCAATGCGCCTACTTATGTATTAAATAGGTTGTTCGTTAGCAATCGTGAATTAACGATTGAAAACGTTCATGCCAGCGAAGAAGAATGCAACTTCGACAGCAGCAGTTTCAGGAGCATCAGAGCCATGAACAGCATTTGCATCAATGCTGTCAGCAAAGTCAGCACGGATAGTACCTTTGTCGGCTTTCTTAGGATCAGTAGCGCCCATCAAGTCACGGTTCTTAGCAATTGCGCCTTCGCCTTCCAATACCTGAATCATGACAGGACCAGAAATCATGAAGCTCACCAAATCTTTAAAGAAAGGACGGGCAGCATGCACAGCGTAGAACTGCTCAGCTTCAGCTTGTGACAAATGCGCCATTCTGGACGCAACAATCTTCAAACCAGCAGATTCGAAACGGTCGTAGATCTTGCCGATCACGTTTTTTGCAACAGCATCAGGTTTGATAATAGAAAGGGTGCGTTCGATAGCCATGTAAAACTCCAATAGTGATTTCAAAGATTTTGCTGATTTGGCGCCAATTTGGACCCAGAAAGATGCCTCTCTCGATTTCCCACAAGGCGCTAGGAATTCAGCGACCCCCGAATTATACATCGGCTGACCGTATTTACCCTGATCTGAGCGTAGCTAAGCTATTGAATTTACAGGGCATAACCCTATGATTTGTAGTCTTTTTCATAGGGGGCTTGAAATTACCCCATTTTGTCTATACTTACTGTCAACAGCCCCTTGTGGGCTCGTGTATTAACTATGAAAAAGGAGTCAATATGAGTGATCTTAACTCTTACGGCTTTGGGCAAACAGGCTCGATTAGCACCCCACAAATACGCAACCGCGTACTGCGCAATACCTATGCCCTTTTGGCGCTCTCAATGATTCCAACTGTCATTGGCGCATGGCTTGGCGTTGCCTTTGGACTGAACTTCATGGCGGGTAGCCCTTTTATGGGTTTCATCGTCTTTATGGCAATCGCTTTTGGTTTCTTCTGGGCGATTGAGAAAAACAAGGATACCGGAGCTGGTGTCCTGCTATTGCTAGGCTTCACCTTCTTTATGGGCATCATGATGTCTGGCCTAGTAGGTTACACACTCAATAGCTACAGCAATGGTGCTACCTTGATCATGTTGGCCTTTGGCGGTACTGCAGCGATTTTTGCTGTGATGGCCTCAATTGCCACAGTGAGCAAGAACGACTTCTCAGGCATGGGTAAATGGTTGATGGTAGGTGTACTGCTCCTGATCGTGGCTTCTTTAGCCAACATCTGGTTACAGTTACCAGCCTTGATGTTGACTGTCATGGTCTTGGCCATCGCAATCTTTTCAGCCTTTATCTTGGTTGATGTACAACGCATCATCAACGGCGGTGAGACCAACTACGTAATGGCTACTTTGGCTATTTACCTGGATGTGTACAACATCTTCACCAACTTGCTCGCCCTCTTAGGCATTATGGGCGGTGACAGAGACTAAGCAATGAGTTTTAAGATTTAATTAAAAAGGCACCCGCGGGTGCCTTTTTCTTTGCTTCAATATTGCGAGCAACTGATCTTTTAAAGCAATGAATTACTAGAATCTTTCAAATACTGCCATTGACTCCACATGGGATGTGTGGGGGAACATATTAACGATCCCCGCACTCTTGAGAACATAAGCAGCCTGATGACAGAGAATGTCCGTATCTCTAGCTAAGGTCTTGGGATTGCAGGACACATACACAATGCGTTGTGGCGGTAGATCACTGCCTTGCTCATGGAGTTGAGCTAAGGCCTGGCAAATTTCCATGGCACCCTCACGCGGGGGATCCATCAACCAACGCTCAGCTTTGCCCCACGAGGCGATTGTCTCTGCGCCCACTTCAAATAAATTGCTTTGCATAAAACTGACTTTATCTGCGAGCCGGTTATGCTCTGCATTGGCTTTGGCTCTGGTAGTAAGACTTTCTAAACCCTCAATACCCAGAACTTTGCTTGCCCTTCTTGCCAGCGGTAGAGTGAAATTACCAATGCCACAAAACAAATCAAGCACCCGATCATTTGCTTGAACCTCTAGGAGACGAATCGCCCTACTCACCAAGGCACGGTTCATCATATGATTGACCTGTGTGAAATCGGCCGGCTTAAATGGCATTTCGATTTCGAACTCAGGTAAACGGTAGCATAGCTTGCCTGTTAGAGGATAGAACGGTGCAACGGTTTCTATACCTTTGGGTTGCAACCATATCCAAACTTGATGCTTATCTGCAAAATCTCGGAGCAACTGTTCATCTGCTGACGTTAGTGGCAAGAGGTTTCTGAATACCAGTGCAGTGACTGGCTTTGTTTTTTTGGGGTCATCTGAATTGGGATCCTCAGGTTCACCTACTGCGATTTCAATTTGCGGCATACGATCGACGATAGAAAGAGCCATAACCAATTTACGCATCTCGGGCAACAGATCAGAAACATGCTTTGGCAAAATCTCACAAGCCGTCATATCCGCGACATAGCCACTCTTGCCCTCATGAAATCCAATCAACACCGTTCCTTTTTTAATGGAACGATTGACAGCACTTAAGCGTGCGCGATGACGATATTCCCAAGCAGGACCCCCCATCGGCCGAAGAATTTCTTCAGGGGAAACTTTTGCTATGTGCTTTAGATCATCCTCAAGAACGCGCTGTTTCATGGCTACTTGAGCCCGAATATCCAAGTGCTGCATGGTGCAGCCACCGCAAACACCAAAGGCTTTGCATTTAGGTTCCGCTCTGAATACTGCAGGCTTGAGAATGTTCAGCACCTTAGCTTTACTAAAGCGAGCTTTGTCTTGCGTCACAACATAGGTGACTAGCTCGGTGGGTAGCGCGCCTTTGATAAAAATGACTTTACCGCTTTGACCAGAATCTAGCTCATGCCCAGCCTCTTCTTCAGTGAGCGCTAAGCGCGCAATGCCTTGTGCATCGAGATCAAGGGAATCTACTCGTACCGGCTCAGTCACAACAATGTGAACTGGCTTTTCTCCTCTACGCATCGGGAGCAAAATCCTGGAGATATTCTTGCCACTGCTCGCCATGCGGCTCTTGAGATTCTTTTTCTAAGTAGGCTTTTACGAAAGTGATTTCTTCTTTGTATTCTTCCAATGAGAAGCCACCACGCATCAACTGAAAGCGGCAGTACATCAGATAAGTGTTAACCACATCGGTTTCGCAATAGCGACGAATCTCATCAATCCTACCCTCTTGATAGGCAGGCCACACTTGACTGCCATCCATTCCCATCTTGCCGGGGAAGCCACAAAGTTTTGCCAGACCATCCAAGGGGGCATTCGCGCGACCATTAAATTTAGCCAAGAGATCCATCAAGTCCAGATGACGCATGTGATAACGACTGATGTAGTTGTTCCACTTAAATTCACGGCTATCGTTTTCTTGGCTCTCCCCCATTTCCCAATAGCGTGGTGCTTGCACATGATTTGCTAGCGCACGGTAGTGCAGAACTGGCAGGTCAAAACCACTGCCATTCCAGGAAACCAACTGCGGGGTATATTTCTCTACTAACTCAAAGAAGGTTTGTATCAATACCTTCTCATCATCTTGCGCTGTGCCTAGGGTGCCTACTTTAATTTGGGGTGAGCCATCTTTAGTTGTTCTACGAATAACGCAGGAAATAGCACAAATCCGTTGTAGATACAGTGGCAGAAACTCACTACCGGTTTTCTCCGCCCGCTCTGCCATTGCTTTGGCAGCAAGCTCGCTATCTGAGAGTGCATCCGGATATTCATTGAGACGACGTAATCCTGCTACATCCGGAATAGTTTCAATATCGAAAACGAGAACTGTTGCCATACTTAAATCGCTAGCAAGTTATTGAGAGCAATTACTGCAAGTATGGCGTTGGGTTTACTGGCTTGCCATTCACACGGAGTTCGAAATGGAGTTTTACAGAATTTGTATCAGTGTCTCCCATCTCAGCAATTTTCTGATCCTTCTTCACCGCATCACCCTCTTTTACTGAGAGCATACGGTTATGGGCATAAGCTGTGAGATATGTGTTGTCGTGTTTGATAATGACAAGGTTGCCATAGCCACGCAAGCTATTACCAGCGTAAACCACTTTACCATCCGATGCTGCGGTAATAGGTTCTCCTAACTTACCAGCGATATCAATGCCTTTAGTTTTCTCACTGAATTCTTCAGTGACCTTGCCTTTAGCTGGCCATGACAAACGAATCCCCGGCTCTGCAACGACTTCTTTAGGGGCTTCTTTGGCAGCATCCATCTTTGGTACATCCGCTTTCGGAGTATCACTAGCCGTTTTTGGAATTGGCTTAACAGTTAATTTGCTGCTAGCTGGAGGCCTTACCAAAATGAGGTCACCCACTTCAATTAAGTTTGGGTTGGATAAATTATTCCACTGCGCTAAATCTCGCGGAGATTGTCCATTATCTAAAGCAATCCGAGCCAGAGTATCGCCACGTTTGACGCGATAGTATCCAGGCGGTGTAGGCTCACTAGCTCCACCACTTCGATCAACCACATTCGCTGGCTTAGCCCTAGGTGTGGTCGAGCAACCGACATTGAATGCCAAAGTAGCAATTGCCAGAAGCAATAGAAGATATCTAAACATAGGGTTTATTGGGTTTTTCATACTACCCCTGATTGTAAGGGGACAAAAAAGACCTCGTCTAGAACGGTTCTTTGATAGCGCTGAGAGCTCATCCGCTCAACCATAATCAACTGCTGCTCTTTCTCATTTTTAGCCACAGGAGCCACAAGACGGCCGCCAATAGCCAATTGATCCAATAAGGCATCCGGAATACCCAATCCAGCAGCTGCCAAAATAATTCCATCAAATGGAGCTGCTTGGGGAAGTCCCAAAATACCATCACCATAGATCAGACGCAGGTTTTTGATCCGAAATGGACGTAGCTTCTCTCTAGCCATGTCGTGCAAAGGACGAATGCGTTCAATTGAATACACCTCATCCGACAACAAACTCAGTACCGCTGCTTGATATCCGCAACCAGTGCCGATTTCTAATACTTTGCCCAACTGCTGTTTAGGCTTATGCAAGAGCTCAATCATGCGAGCAACTACTGATGGCTTAGAAATCGTTTGAGAATGACCGATGGGCAAAGCAGTATCTTCATAGGCTTGAGGATGCATGCCCGCATCCATAAATGCATGACGAGGGACCGTAGCAATCGCTTCTAATGTTTTGCCGTGCTTAACCCCGGCAGCGAGCACTTTCGCAGCCAAGGCTTGCCGGTGACCGGCATTACGTTCCGCAGCTGGCCTCAACCGCGGGTCCAGCCATTGGCACGCATCGCAGCTAAACGCGCATGATGAGTCAAATCCAACTGCATAGGTGTGATCGAGATACACCCTTCAGCAATTGCATGGAAGTCGGTACCCTCAGAACTATCTTTTGCATGTCCAGCAGCACCAATCCAGTAAATATCATCACCACGCGGACTCTTCTGAAGTACCACTGGTTGAGAGTGATGGCGATTACCTAAGCGGGTTACCCGCCAGCGATTGAGATCAGCATATGGACGATTTGGAATATTCACATTCAGCAAGGTAGCTGCGCCATCGGTGCGAGTCAACTGAGATGCCAACATTTGCGCGACGATATCGTGAGCCGCTTTAGCAGCATCATCAATCCGGTTCCAGCCTTTATCAATCTGTGAGAAAGCAATGCCAGGGACACCAAACATGACGCCTTCAATTGCGGCAGCTACAGTGCCTGAGTACAGGGTATCTTCACCCATGTTCTCGCCTTGATTAATACCGGAGACTACGAGATCCGGTTTTTCATCTAAGAATCCTGTCATGGCGATATGCACGCAATCCGTTGGAGTACCGTTGATGAATAGAAATCCATCACGCTCACCGCCAGCTAATCGATGAATGGATAGTGGTCGTGAAAGCGTTAAAGAATTAGATGCACCACTATGATTTTGTTCGGGAGCAATCACGGTGACTCG from Polynucleobacter sp. AP-Jannik-300A-C4 encodes the following:
- the rlmN gene encoding 23S rRNA (adenine(2503)-C(2))-methyltransferase RlmN, with amino-acid sequence MAAYVAGLNEKPFRAKQLMQWIHQRGVSDINDMSDLAKSFRATLLDKAQVLSLPVIKDEHAADGTRKWLLDVGAGNAVESVFIPEDDRGTLCISSQAGCAVNCRFCSTGHQGFSRNLTAGEIIGQLWFAEHLLRTDPNAVRRIEKYPTPGWEHTGRVISNVVLMGMGEPLLNYDNVVTALRLMLDDRAYGLSRRRVTVSTSGVVPMIDRLAQDCPVALAVSLHAPNDKLRDQLVPLNQKYPLRELLAACERYLPFAPRDFLTFEYCMLDGVNDSDIQAKELVRLLANIKCKINLIPFNPFPESGLKRSPAQRVHAFASILLDAGMVATVRKTRGDDIAAACGQLAGDVVDRTRVRERAVHDKQINLDQEDDVDSLDDEEIEQEYQSEHSVQWLKRLDD
- the rlmD gene encoding 23S rRNA (uracil(1939)-C(5))-methyltransferase RlmD — encoded protein: MRRGEKPVHIVVTEPVRVDSLDLDAQGIARLALTEEEAGHELDSGQSGKVIFIKGALPTELVTYVVTQDKARFSKAKVLNILKPAVFRAEPKCKAFGVCGGCTMQHLDIRAQVAMKQRVLEDDLKHIAKVSPEEILRPMGGPAWEYRHRARLSAVNRSIKKGTVLIGFHEGKSGYVADMTACEILPKHVSDLLPEMRKLVMALSIVDRMPQIEIAVGEPEDPNSDDPKKTKPVTALVFRNLLPLTSADEQLLRDFADKHQVWIWLQPKGIETVAPFYPLTGKLCYRLPEFEIEMPFKPADFTQVNHMMNRALVSRAIRLLEVQANDRVLDLFCGIGNFTLPLARRASKVLGIEGLESLTTRAKANAEHNRLADKVSFMQSNLFEVGAETIASWGKAERWLMDPPREGAMEICQALAQLHEQGSDLPPQRIVYVSCNPKTLARDTDILCHQAAYVLKSAGIVNMFPHTSHVESMAVFERF
- the surE gene encoding 5'/3'-nucleotidase SurE, encoding MSENTKQPHILISNDDGYLAPGLLALVNAIRPLGRVTVIAPEQNHSGASNSLTLSRPLSIHRLAGGERDGFLFINGTPTDCVHIAMTGFLDEKPDLVVSGINQGENMGEDTLYSGTVAAAIEGVMFGVPGIAFSQIDKGWNRIDDAAKAAHDIVAQMLASQLTRTDGAATLLNVNIPNRPYADLNRWRVTRLGNRHHSQPVVLQKSPRGDDIYWIGAAGHAKDSSEGTDFHAIAEGCISITPMQLDLTHHARLAAMRANGWTRG
- the ndk gene encoding nucleoside-diphosphate kinase, translating into MAIERTLSIIKPDAVAKNVIGKIYDRFESAGLKIVASRMAHLSQAEAEQFYAVHAARPFFKDLVSFMISGPVMIQVLEGEGAIAKNRDLMGATDPKKADKGTIRADFADSIDANAVHGSDAPETAAVEVAFFFAGMNVFNR
- a CDS encoding 3'-5' exonuclease, producing MATVLVFDIETIPDVAGLRRLNEYPDALSDSELAAKAMAERAEKTGSEFLPLYLQRICAISCVIRRTTKDGSPQIKVGTLGTAQDDEKVLIQTFFELVEKYTPQLVSWNGSGFDLPVLHYRALANHVQAPRYWEMGESQENDSREFKWNNYISRYHMRHLDLMDLLAKFNGRANAPLDGLAKLCGFPGKMGMDGSQVWPAYQEGRIDEIRRYCETDVVNTYLMYCRFQLMRGGFSLEEYKEEITFVKAYLEKESQEPHGEQWQEYLQDFAPDA
- the hisS gene encoding histidine--tRNA ligase, whose product is MTDQINSSKAQKIQKINGVRGMNDLLPADAVQWTHLEHVLRDLTRAYGYEFLRTPIVEATAVFQRGIGEVTDIVEKEMYSFEDRLNGEQLTLRPEGTAAVVRSVVENNLLYEGPKRLWYTGPMFRHERPQRGRYRQFHQFGIEAMGFAGPDIDAEIILMGQRLWDELGLKGVRLEINSLGQAPERAEHRAALVTYFEKHQEQLDEDSQRRLLTNPLRILDSKNPAMQDLIEGAPKLLDFLGEESLKHFEAVQTLLKANNIPCRINPRLVRGLDYYNLTVFEWITEELGAQGTIAGGGRYDPLIERMGGKAAPACGWAMGMERVLELMKVSGSLPEPQAQCDTFVIHQGGETLTAAMIIAERLRNAGIDVILFCPPDGQTASFKSQMKKADASGAAYAVIIGPDELAKNEAQLKDLRATGEQKAVALDSVVEAVIDAIVGATE
- the ispG gene encoding flavodoxin-dependent (E)-4-hydroxy-3-methylbut-2-enyl-diphosphate synthase; its protein translation is MSNPSSNLPKLPLGPSPKRATRQATVAWKTNIITVGGDAPVRVQSMTNTDTADALATAIQVKELARAGSEMVRITVDTPAAAEAVPYIREQLDKMDVLVPLIGDFHYNGHTLLNDYPECAKALSKYRINPGNVGKGAKRDPQFAQMIEAACKYDKPIRIGVNWGSLDQDLLASIMDSNAALPEPKTAQEVMIEALIQSALQSAEKAVEFGMNPNQILLSCKVSNVQDLVAVYRDLSRRSDYPLHLGLTEAGMGSKGIVSSTAAMGILLQEGIGDTIRVSLTPDPGAPRENEIIVAQEILQTMGLRNFTPMVIACPGCGRTTSTTFQELAANIQSYLRQQMPVWKKTHPGVEAMNVAVMGCIVNGPGESKHANIGISLPGTGETPAAPVFVDGVKVKTLRGENIAQEFQVIVDDYVNQHYAPK
- a CDS encoding peptidoglycan DD-metalloendopeptidase family protein, whose amino-acid sequence is MKNPINPMFRYLLLLLAIATLAFNVGCSTTPRAKPANVVDRSGGASEPTPPGYYRVKRGDTLARIALDNGQSPRDLAQWNNLSNPNLIEVGDLILVRPPASSKLTVKPIPKTASDTPKADVPKMDAAKEAPKEVVAEPGIRLSWPAKGKVTEEFSEKTKGIDIAGKLGEPITAASDGKVVYAGNSLRGYGNLVIIKHDNTYLTAYAHNRMLSVKEGDAVKKDQKIAEMGDTDTNSVKLHFELRVNGKPVNPTPYLQ
- a CDS encoding Bax inhibitor-1 family protein, with translation MSDLNSYGFGQTGSISTPQIRNRVLRNTYALLALSMIPTVIGAWLGVAFGLNFMAGSPFMGFIVFMAIAFGFFWAIEKNKDTGAGVLLLLGFTFFMGIMMSGLVGYTLNSYSNGATLIMLAFGGTAAIFAVMASIATVSKNDFSGMGKWLMVGVLLLIVASLANIWLQLPALMLTVMVLAIAIFSAFILVDVQRIINGGETNYVMATLAIYLDVYNIFTNLLALLGIMGGDRD